The following are encoded together in the Anaerostipes caccae L1-92 genome:
- the mraY gene encoding phospho-N-acetylmuramoyl-pentapeptide-transferase produces the protein MNYSIVKPILIAFFVSVVLSPMMIKYLQKLKFGQFIRGEGPESHLKKSGTPTMGGLIILLGIIVASLFYVKDYPNIIPVLFVTLGFGFIGFIDDYIKVVMKRNLGLRAWQKMLGQIIVTGVFAYYLINHTDIGTSMLIPFSHGKYLELGALFVPAIFIILLGTVNGANFTDGLDGLASSVTVLIATFFTVVAIGAGISGNDPGLWPITCATVGALLGFLVFNVYPARVFMGDTGSLALGGFVAATAVMLRLPLFVPLVAFIYMIEVLSVMIQVVYFKKTGKRVFKMAPIHHHFELSGWPETKVVAIFAIVTAILCLIGLIAI, from the coding sequence ATGAATTATAGTATCGTAAAACCTATTTTAATTGCATTTTTCGTCAGCGTGGTGCTGAGCCCGATGATGATTAAATATTTACAGAAGCTGAAATTCGGCCAGTTCATCCGGGGCGAGGGACCCGAGTCCCACCTGAAGAAGTCAGGGACCCCGACGATGGGAGGACTGATCATCCTGCTTGGCATCATTGTGGCTTCTCTGTTTTATGTGAAAGATTATCCGAACATTATACCGGTTCTCTTTGTTACCCTCGGATTCGGCTTCATCGGTTTTATCGATGATTATATCAAAGTCGTGATGAAGAGAAATCTTGGACTCAGGGCCTGGCAGAAGATGCTTGGACAGATCATTGTGACCGGAGTGTTTGCATACTATCTGATCAATCATACGGATATTGGAACCTCCATGCTGATCCCTTTTTCACACGGAAAATATCTGGAGCTGGGAGCACTGTTTGTTCCCGCTATCTTTATTATCCTGCTGGGAACTGTCAATGGGGCCAACTTTACGGACGGACTCGACGGTCTTGCATCCAGTGTCACTGTTTTGATCGCTACCTTTTTTACGGTTGTAGCCATCGGAGCGGGTATCTCCGGAAATGATCCGGGATTATGGCCCATCACTTGTGCCACGGTGGGGGCTTTGCTCGGATTTCTCGTGTTTAATGTTTACCCTGCGAGAGTATTCATGGGGGACACAGGGTCCCTTGCACTGGGCGGGTTCGTGGCTGCCACAGCGGTTATGCTGAGGCTCCCTCTGTTTGTACCGCTTGTGGCTTTTATCTACATGATCGAGGTATTGTCGGTTATGATACAGGTCGTTTATTTTAAGAAAACAGGGAAAAGAGTTTTTAAGATGGCGCCGATCCATCATCATTTTGAGCTGTCCGGCTGGCCGGAGACAAAAGTTGTTGCCATATTTGCCATCGTCACAGCAATCTTATGCCTGATCGGCCTGATCGCCATTTAG
- a CDS encoding peptidoglycan D,D-transpeptidase FtsI family protein, whose translation MKKKKYKKIKRINNAMRVRTLSVSALIAILFICLMGRLVYFSVAKNKTYEKKVLAQQNYQSQTLPYKRGDILDRNGNTLATSQKLYSLVLEPKNILRTEQTQKNALNALTKYMDLDRDDLLSYIKDNKDSYYSVYKKDMKYSEVADLKDFLKSKNGKKVVGITFSEKYVRRYPNKSLASHLLGFVSDGSIGTTGIEQYYNSTLSGVDGRKYTYLNEELEQDDSIVDPENGKTLVSTIDINIQKIAEDRLEKFEKKYGSKGSSILVMDPNNGEVLGMANSNKYDLEHPRDEKGLLSKYSQSQINSMTEKQKVKAFNELWKNPIVSNSFEPGSTYKPFTVAGGLEDGILKGNEHYYCSGYKQVGKYKIHCSHREGHGNLSLSDSIAYSCNVALMDIAFKEGKDVFAKYQKDFNFGVKTGIDLPGEAETAGLLHGADQMTNVDLATSSFGQSFNCSMIQMASSFSSLVNGGSYYKPHVVKQTRDDKGNVVSNKESELVKQTISADTSKKLRTYMEETVEKGTGKKAQIKGYSVGGKTGTAQKIPRSAGTYIVSFCGFAPVENPKVVVYVVIDEIQKDSQLNTGLAVEMARDVLKESLKDMNVQKTKK comes from the coding sequence TTGAAAAAAAAGAAATATAAGAAGATCAAAAGAATAAACAATGCTATGAGAGTCAGGACTCTGTCTGTATCGGCTCTCATAGCAATTCTTTTTATTTGCCTTATGGGCCGGCTGGTTTATTTCAGTGTGGCAAAAAATAAGACATATGAAAAAAAAGTTCTGGCCCAGCAGAATTATCAGAGCCAGACCCTTCCGTACAAAAGGGGAGATATCCTCGACAGAAACGGAAACACGCTGGCTACCAGCCAGAAGTTATACAGTCTGGTCCTGGAACCGAAAAATATCCTGCGTACAGAGCAGACTCAGAAAAATGCTTTGAATGCACTGACCAAATATATGGACCTTGACCGGGATGATCTGCTGTCCTATATAAAAGACAACAAAGACTCTTATTACTCAGTGTACAAAAAAGACATGAAGTACAGTGAAGTAGCAGATCTGAAAGATTTTCTGAAATCGAAAAACGGAAAAAAGGTTGTGGGGATCACTTTTTCTGAAAAGTATGTGAGAAGATATCCCAATAAGAGTCTGGCAAGCCACCTTCTCGGGTTCGTATCTGACGGAAGCATTGGAACAACGGGGATAGAGCAGTATTATAACAGTACACTGTCCGGTGTGGACGGAAGAAAATACACGTATCTGAATGAGGAACTGGAACAGGATGACTCTATTGTCGATCCGGAAAACGGCAAAACACTTGTGTCTACGATCGACATCAATATCCAGAAAATAGCCGAAGACCGCCTGGAAAAGTTTGAAAAAAAATACGGCAGTAAGGGAAGCTCTATTCTGGTCATGGACCCGAACAATGGGGAAGTCCTGGGAATGGCCAACTCCAACAAATATGACCTGGAACACCCCAGAGATGAAAAAGGTCTGCTCTCGAAATATTCTCAGAGCCAGATCAATTCCATGACAGAAAAACAGAAGGTAAAAGCCTTTAATGAACTGTGGAAGAATCCGATCGTATCAAACAGTTTCGAGCCGGGATCTACCTATAAACCGTTTACGGTGGCAGGAGGACTGGAGGACGGGATTCTCAAGGGAAATGAACATTATTACTGCAGCGGTTACAAACAGGTGGGGAAATACAAGATTCACTGTTCTCACAGAGAAGGACATGGAAATCTGAGTCTGTCTGACAGCATCGCATATTCATGCAATGTGGCGCTGATGGATATTGCCTTTAAAGAAGGTAAGGATGTATTTGCAAAATATCAAAAAGATTTTAACTTTGGAGTAAAGACGGGGATCGATCTTCCGGGCGAAGCAGAAACCGCAGGCCTTCTGCACGGCGCAGACCAGATGACGAATGTTGATCTGGCTACCAGTTCCTTCGGACAGTCCTTTAACTGTTCTATGATACAAATGGCATCTTCTTTCAGTTCATTGGTCAACGGAGGCAGCTACTATAAGCCTCATGTGGTGAAGCAGACCAGGGATGACAAAGGAAATGTAGTGAGCAACAAGGAATCCGAACTGGTCAAACAGACGATCTCGGCTGATACATCCAAGAAGCTGCGCACTTATATGGAAGAGACAGTCGAAAAAGGAACCGGGAAAAAAGCACAGATCAAAGGCTACAGCGTCGGAGGAAAGACAGGGACCGCACAGAAAATTCCGAGAAGTGCAGGGACTTACATCGTCTCCTTCTGCGGATTTGCTCCCGTAGAAAATCCTAAAGTTGTTGTATATGTGGTCATAGATGAAATCCAGAAAGACTCACAGCTCAACACCGGACTGGCTGTTGAAATGGCGAGAGATGTATTAAAAGAATCACTGAAGGACATGAATGTGCAGAAAACGAAAAAGTAA
- the rsmH gene encoding 16S rRNA (cytosine(1402)-N(4))-methyltransferase RsmH has protein sequence MDFEHASVLLDETIRELKIKPDGIYVDGTLGGGGHAFHVLNRLSEKGRYIGIDQDEDAIRASTKRLAPFQDKVTIVRDNYVNMPKVLKDLGISRVDGILLDLGVSSFQLDEKDRGFTYREDVPLDMRMDQRQTFSARDIVNGYSEQELFHIIRDYGEDKFAKNIAKHIAAEREKAPIETTGQLIEVIKHAIPMKVRAVGGHPAKRTFQAIRIECNRELEVLKTSLDQMIELLNPEGRLCIITFHSLEDRIVKRAFRKNENPCTCPPNFPICTCGNESKGKVITRKPIIPTEEELMRNKRAKSSKLRVFERK, from the coding sequence ATGGATTTTGAACATGCATCTGTGTTGTTGGATGAAACAATAAGGGAACTAAAGATAAAACCGGACGGTATCTACGTGGATGGGACTCTTGGAGGAGGCGGACATGCCTTTCATGTCCTGAACAGACTCTCTGAAAAGGGACGATATATTGGCATTGACCAGGACGAGGATGCGATCAGGGCAAGCACAAAACGGCTTGCTCCGTTTCAGGATAAAGTTACGATTGTAAGAGATAACTATGTGAATATGCCGAAAGTGCTGAAGGATCTGGGGATATCCCGTGTGGACGGAATTCTTCTGGATCTTGGCGTTTCCTCTTTTCAGCTGGATGAGAAGGACAGGGGATTCACATACCGCGAAGACGTACCGCTGGATATGAGGATGGATCAAAGGCAGACTTTTTCTGCAAGAGACATAGTCAATGGATACAGTGAACAGGAGTTGTTTCATATTATCCGCGATTATGGAGAGGACAAGTTTGCTAAAAATATTGCCAAACATATTGCAGCAGAGAGAGAGAAAGCACCGATTGAGACAACAGGACAGCTTATTGAGGTGATCAAACATGCAATACCGATGAAGGTGAGGGCTGTGGGAGGACATCCTGCAAAAAGGACATTTCAGGCCATCCGGATTGAATGCAACCGGGAGCTGGAAGTGTTAAAGACAAGTCTTGACCAGATGATCGAGCTGTTAAACCCCGAAGGAAGACTGTGCATCATTACCTTTCATTCTCTGGAAGACAGAATTGTGAAACGGGCATTCAGAAAAAATGAAAATCCGTGTACCTGTCCGCCGAATTTCCCGATCTGTACCTGCGGAAATGAATCGAAGGGTAAGGTTATCACAAGAAAGCCGATTATACCGACCGAAGAAGAACTTATGAGGAACAAAAGAGCAAAAAGTTCAAAATTAAGAGTGTTTGAGAGAAAATAG
- the mraZ gene encoding division/cell wall cluster transcriptional repressor MraZ codes for MFMGEYNHTIDAKGRLIIPSKFREALGSEFVLTKGLDGCLFVFPMKEWEAFEEKLRSLPLIDKNARKFSRFFLAGASTCELDKQGRILVPGTLREFAQMDKEVVLTGMLDRIEVWSKEQWLENNAYDDMDDIAQSMQELGLNI; via the coding sequence ATGTTCATGGGCGAATACAATCACACAATCGATGCGAAAGGCAGACTGATAATCCCCTCAAAGTTCAGAGAAGCACTGGGCAGTGAGTTCGTTCTTACAAAGGGATTGGATGGATGCCTATTCGTGTTTCCTATGAAAGAATGGGAGGCTTTTGAAGAAAAATTAAGAAGCCTGCCGCTGATCGATAAGAATGCACGGAAGTTTTCCAGATTCTTTTTGGCCGGAGCATCCACTTGTGAATTGGACAAGCAGGGCAGAATCCTGGTGCCGGGCACACTGCGTGAATTTGCACAGATGGATAAAGAAGTAGTTCTTACGGGCATGCTGGACCGTATTGAGGTATGGAGCAAAGAACAATGGCTTGAAAATAATGCTTATGACGATATGGACGATATTGCCCAGAGTATGCAGGAACTAGGTTTGAATATCTGA
- the lgt gene encoding prolipoprotein diacylglyceryl transferase, whose amino-acid sequence MENEIRFPFLGIVFKHVGEGISIGGFEIKYYGIVIALGFLLGMLAAARMAKKNGVNPDLVFDFIIAVMIPAIIGARLYYVIFSWDYYKDHLTEILNTRSGGLAIYGGIIASVIVMVIFCRVKKIEFFKLADIAVPGLLIGQILGRWGNFFNREAFGGFTNGPLAMQIPTDYFVKHGRLSEIVDAGLYDQAVFVGSGSHMNTYIQVHPTFLYEGLWNLALLILIVIMFRHKKFDGQMLAIYAIGYGVGRFWIEGLRTDQLLIPGTQIAVSQVVAALFAAGALLVLLYQWKKRKH is encoded by the coding sequence ATGGAAAATGAAATCCGGTTTCCATTTTTGGGCATTGTGTTCAAACATGTGGGAGAGGGCATCAGCATCGGAGGATTTGAGATCAAATATTACGGTATAGTCATTGCACTGGGATTTCTTCTGGGGATGCTTGCGGCGGCCAGAATGGCTAAGAAAAACGGAGTCAATCCGGATCTGGTCTTTGATTTCATCATCGCGGTGATGATTCCTGCTATCATTGGGGCGAGACTTTACTATGTTATTTTTTCCTGGGATTACTACAAAGATCATCTGACGGAGATACTGAATACCAGGAGCGGAGGCCTTGCCATTTATGGAGGGATTATTGCTTCGGTCATTGTGATGGTCATCTTCTGCAGAGTGAAGAAAATAGAATTTTTCAAACTGGCGGATATTGCGGTGCCGGGGCTGCTGATCGGCCAGATCCTGGGCCGATGGGGGAACTTTTTCAACAGGGAAGCATTCGGAGGCTTTACCAACGGGCCTTTGGCTATGCAGATCCCCACAGACTATTTCGTAAAGCACGGAAGACTTTCAGAGATTGTGGATGCCGGGCTGTATGACCAGGCTGTGTTTGTGGGAAGCGGAAGCCATATGAATACTTATATTCAGGTACACCCTACGTTTTTATATGAAGGGCTGTGGAACCTTGCACTGCTGATTCTCATTGTTATCATGTTCAGACACAAAAAATTTGACGGCCAGATGCTGGCAATTTATGCCATCGGATATGGAGTCGGACGATTCTGGATCGAGGGCCTTCGGACAGACCAGCTGCTGATCCCGGGAACACAAATCGCCGTATCTCAGGTAGTTGCGGCACTTTTTGCTGCCGGGGCACTGCTTGTCCTTCTCTATCAGTGGAAAAAACGGAAACATTAA
- the ychF gene encoding redox-regulated ATPase YchF yields the protein MKLGIVGLPNVGKSTLFNSLTKAGAESANYPFCTIDPNVGIVTVPDKRLDVLSEMYHSKKVIPAVIEFVDIAGLVKGASKGEGLGNQFLANIREVDAIVHVVRCFEDENIVHVDGSVSPLRDIETINFELIFSDIEVLDRRIAKSKKGSRNDKSLAREVELLERVKAHLEDGKLAKTFVTDDEEEQEILDSCNLLTIKPVIFAANVCEDDLMDDAASNEFVNEVRTYAKDVDAGVFVICAQIEQEIAELDDEERKEFLEDLGLSESGLDKLISASYSLLGLISYLTSGEDETRAWTITEGTKAPQAAGKIHTDFERGFIRAEVVSYDDLVENGSIAAAREKGLVRQEGKEYVVQDGDVIVFKFNV from the coding sequence ATGAAATTAGGAATCGTAGGACTGCCAAATGTAGGTAAGAGTACTTTGTTTAATTCTCTCACAAAAGCGGGTGCCGAGTCTGCCAACTATCCGTTCTGCACCATCGATCCGAACGTAGGGATCGTTACCGTGCCGGATAAAAGGCTGGATGTGCTGTCTGAGATGTATCACTCAAAAAAAGTCATTCCCGCAGTTATCGAGTTTGTAGACATCGCAGGTCTCGTCAAGGGAGCATCCAAAGGGGAGGGGCTTGGCAACCAATTTCTGGCCAATATCCGTGAGGTCGATGCCATTGTCCATGTAGTCCGCTGCTTTGAAGATGAAAATATCGTCCATGTAGACGGTTCAGTCAGCCCGCTTCGCGATATCGAAACCATCAATTTTGAGCTGATTTTTTCCGACATCGAAGTTCTTGACAGAAGGATCGCCAAGTCAAAAAAAGGTTCCCGAAATGACAAGTCCCTCGCCCGGGAGGTAGAACTTCTGGAACGGGTAAAAGCCCATCTTGAGGACGGGAAGCTGGCCAAGACATTCGTAACCGATGACGAAGAAGAACAGGAAATCCTGGATTCCTGCAATCTCTTAACGATCAAGCCTGTGATTTTTGCCGCCAATGTCTGTGAGGATGATCTCATGGATGATGCCGCATCCAACGAGTTTGTAAATGAAGTGAGAACTTATGCAAAAGATGTAGACGCCGGTGTTTTCGTGATCTGTGCCCAGATTGAACAGGAAATCGCAGAACTGGATGATGAAGAGCGAAAAGAATTTTTAGAGGATCTGGGTCTTAGTGAGTCAGGCCTTGACAAACTGATCTCTGCCAGCTATTCACTGCTTGGCCTGATCAGTTATCTGACATCAGGGGAAGACGAGACGAGGGCCTGGACGATCACAGAAGGAACGAAGGCGCCTCAGGCGGCCGGAAAGATCCATACGGATTTCGAGCGGGGCTTCATCCGTGCCGAAGTAGTTTCCTATGATGACCTTGTTGAAAACGGAAGCATCGCAGCAGCCAGAGAAAAAGGGCTGGTGAGACAGGAAGGAAAAGAATACGTCGTACAGGATGGAGACGTGATCGTGTTTAAGTTTAATGTGTGA
- a CDS encoding SH3 domain-containing C40 family peptidase — MKHKIAKGTMAAGLSLAFILGVSTFADAKGDQYQTGLAGSAAAMEQYTESDSSAPKKKVKTPSAAAAVKKTTKTQHITEVKKQAAATSAKPKVTAKQPAAAAVQKQTKEPEFSASFYRGKAAPNVRSVLNIRKKKSISSPVVGKFKKGNIGTVLKKGKEWSRIRSGKVTGYVKNEYLIWGSDIHSYAKKHNFPKQAVVKVDTLKVRQKQSTKAKVLTLVSRDDSYKVLGESAEWINVKADGDKGYLAKDYVSLGYYYTSAKSTVKKQKPAKSTTSTERTTQSERQNSSSQESGDSSSGTTRQQVVNYALKFVGNKYRYGGNSLTNGTDCSGFTQQVLGHFGYNISRTSYSQANDGRTISISSVRPGDLLFYKRGGRINHVTMYIGNGQVVHASNSAPYPRGGIKVSSMGYRTPCKAVRIIN; from the coding sequence ATGAAGCATAAGATAGCAAAGGGAACGATGGCAGCCGGACTGTCACTGGCATTCATTCTCGGAGTTTCCACATTCGCAGACGCCAAAGGCGATCAGTACCAGACCGGTCTTGCGGGATCTGCGGCAGCTATGGAACAGTACACAGAGTCAGACAGTTCAGCACCAAAGAAGAAAGTAAAAACACCTTCGGCTGCAGCAGCAGTGAAGAAGACGACAAAGACGCAGCATATTACAGAAGTTAAAAAGCAGGCGGCAGCGACTTCCGCAAAACCAAAAGTGACAGCAAAACAGCCGGCCGCGGCCGCGGTGCAGAAACAGACAAAAGAGCCTGAGTTTTCCGCTTCTTTTTACAGAGGAAAAGCAGCACCCAATGTACGCTCCGTACTGAACATCAGAAAGAAAAAGAGCATTTCCAGCCCTGTGGTCGGAAAGTTCAAAAAAGGAAACATCGGCACGGTATTGAAAAAGGGAAAAGAATGGAGCAGGATCCGTTCCGGAAAAGTGACCGGTTATGTGAAGAACGAGTATCTGATCTGGGGAAGTGATATCCACAGTTACGCTAAGAAACATAATTTTCCGAAACAAGCCGTCGTGAAAGTGGACACACTGAAAGTCAGACAGAAACAGTCTACCAAAGCAAAAGTTTTGACCCTGGTCTCCAGAGATGACAGCTACAAAGTTCTCGGAGAATCCGCAGAGTGGATCAATGTGAAGGCAGACGGAGACAAAGGCTATCTGGCAAAAGATTACGTCAGTCTTGGGTATTACTATACCAGTGCAAAGTCAACGGTGAAAAAACAAAAGCCGGCAAAGAGTACCACGAGTACAGAAAGAACAACCCAGAGCGAAAGACAGAATTCCTCTTCTCAGGAGAGCGGAGACAGTTCCTCAGGAACTACCCGTCAGCAGGTCGTGAACTATGCCCTGAAGTTTGTGGGGAATAAGTACCGCTACGGCGGAAACAGCCTGACAAACGGCACGGACTGTTCCGGATTTACTCAGCAGGTGCTTGGACATTTTGGCTACAACATCAGCAGAACATCCTATTCCCAGGCAAACGATGGACGCACCATCTCCATCAGCAGCGTCAGACCGGGGGATCTGCTGTTCTATAAACGGGGAGGCCGGATCAACCATGTGACCATGTACATCGGAAACGGTCAGGTCGTCCACGCGAGCAATTCCGCCCCATATCCAAGGGGAGGCATCAAAGTATCCAGTATGGGATACCGGACACCGTGCAAAGCAGTGCGCATCATTAACTAA
- a CDS encoding LL-diaminopimelate aminotransferase, whose translation MFKINENYLKLPGSYLFSTIAKKVNAYQEANPEKDLIRLGIGDVTQPLAPSIIEALHGAVDEMAAAETFHGYAPDLGYEFLRNAIVDGDYRSRGAQIEADEIFVSDGAKCDSGNIQEIFAQDNKIAVCDPVYPVYVDTNVMAGRTGTYDPKSETWSDVIYMPCTAENNFAPEFPKEVPDIIYLCFPNNPTGSTITKDQLQGWVDYANKNGAVIIYDAAYEAYISEDDVAHTIYECEGARTCAIELKSFSKNAGFTGVRLGYAVVPKDLTCGDVKLHDLWARRHGTKYNGAPYIVQKAGAAVYSEAGKAQLKEQVGYYMNNARVIYEGLKDAGYTVSGGVNAPYIWLKTPDGMSSWDFFDHLLEHANVVGTPGSGFGPSGEGYFRLTAFGNYENTVKAIERIKNI comes from the coding sequence ATGTTTAAGATCAACGAAAATTATTTGAAATTACCAGGAAGTTATTTATTTTCAACCATTGCCAAAAAGGTCAATGCATATCAGGAAGCCAACCCGGAAAAAGATCTGATCCGTCTGGGAATTGGGGATGTGACACAGCCGCTGGCTCCGTCAATCATCGAGGCGCTTCACGGCGCTGTGGATGAGATGGCCGCAGCGGAGACCTTTCACGGTTATGCACCGGACCTCGGATATGAATTTTTAAGAAACGCTATTGTGGACGGTGATTACAGATCACGGGGTGCGCAGATTGAGGCGGATGAGATCTTTGTCAGTGACGGAGCAAAGTGTGATTCGGGAAATATCCAGGAGATCTTTGCACAGGATAATAAGATTGCGGTCTGTGATCCGGTGTATCCGGTTTATGTGGACACCAACGTCATGGCCGGACGGACAGGAACCTATGATCCGAAATCCGAGACATGGAGCGATGTAATCTATATGCCGTGTACGGCGGAGAATAATTTTGCACCGGAATTTCCGAAAGAGGTTCCGGACATCATTTATCTCTGTTTCCCGAACAATCCGACGGGATCTACGATTACAAAGGATCAGCTTCAGGGATGGGTAGACTATGCAAATAAAAATGGGGCAGTTATTATTTATGATGCTGCATATGAGGCATATATCTCAGAGGATGATGTGGCACATACCATCTACGAATGTGAAGGCGCAAGAACCTGTGCCATTGAGTTAAAGAGTTTTTCTAAAAATGCAGGATTTACCGGAGTACGATTGGGATATGCTGTAGTGCCGAAAGATCTTACATGCGGTGATGTAAAACTTCACGACTTATGGGCAAGGCGCCACGGTACAAAGTATAACGGCGCACCGTATATTGTGCAGAAAGCGGGAGCGGCTGTCTATTCTGAAGCCGGGAAAGCACAGCTTAAAGAGCAGGTGGGCTACTACATGAACAATGCCAGGGTGATCTATGAGGGTCTGAAAGATGCGGGATATACTGTGTCAGGAGGAGTCAACGCTCCTTATATCTGGCTGAAGACTCCGGATGGAATGTCCTCCTGGGATTTCTTTGATCATCTGCTGGAACACGCAAATGTTGTGGGAACACCGGGATCAGGTTTCGGACCGAGCGGGGAAGGCTATTTCCGGCTCACGGCTTTCGGAAATTATGAGAATACGGTGAAAGCCATTGAACGGATTAAAAATATATAA
- a CDS encoding ANTAR domain-containing response regulator — protein sequence MGSLVHIFVLFPKQEQTRSIRNLLVRNGFEVTAACVTGSQIMQRAESLEDGLIVCGYKFADMVCSELREYLPDGFRMIVLAPQASLEFLDIRGMEYLPMPLKPPLLMEKVREMSDALNNAQKKKQQRPRQRTREELEIIEETKKLLMKNNRISEQEAHEYIQRRSMNSGVGLIEMAKMIRDSYRY from the coding sequence GTGGGAAGCTTGGTTCATATTTTTGTTCTTTTCCCGAAACAGGAGCAGACAAGGAGTATCCGAAATCTGCTTGTGAGAAACGGATTTGAAGTGACGGCTGCCTGTGTCACAGGCTCCCAGATCATGCAGCGGGCGGAAAGCCTGGAAGACGGGCTGATCGTCTGCGGATACAAGTTTGCGGACATGGTCTGCAGTGAACTGAGAGAATATCTCCCTGACGGATTCAGGATGATTGTTTTAGCTCCACAGGCGAGTCTGGAATTTTTGGATATCCGGGGGATGGAGTATCTGCCGATGCCTTTAAAGCCTCCGCTTCTGATGGAAAAAGTACGGGAAATGTCGGACGCTCTGAACAATGCCCAGAAGAAAAAACAGCAAAGGCCGAGACAGCGCACGAGAGAAGAGCTGGAAATAATCGAAGAAACGAAGAAACTGCTGATGAAAAACAACCGGATCTCAGAACAGGAAGCCCACGAGTATATTCAGCGCCGCAGTATGAACAGCGGTGTGGGACTGATTGAAATGGCAAAGATGATCCGGGATTCATATAGATACTAA
- the glnA gene encoding type I glutamate--ammonia ligase — protein MDRYTKQDVIDLVRENDVQFIRLQFSDVFGTLKNVAITARQLEKALDNKCMFDGSSVDGFVRIEESDMYLYPDLDSFLIFPWHSQSGKVARLVCDVYGQDGLPFIGDSRYILKKVLRKSKKLGYNFNVGPECEFFLFHTDEEGCPTTLTHEKAGYFDVAPLDLGEAARRDMILNLENMGFEIEASHHEVAPAQHEIDFKYDNALRTADNILTFKFVVKYIAKRHGLYASFMPKPISGVDGSGMHLNMSLWSEGQNMFADSRGELGLSDEAYHFMAGLMKHAPEMSLITNPLVNSYKRIVPGYEAPVDISWSPANRSPLIRVPTARGSGTRLEFRSPDSAANPYLALAVSLAAGIDGLENKLQPGKASTKNQYEVTEKAKLKAGIGALPRDMKEAMDLFKDSEFMKEVLGDHIFDRYLDAKQGEWESYQKTVSQWEIDEYLYKI, from the coding sequence ATGGACCGATATACTAAGCAGGACGTCATAGATCTGGTCAGGGAAAATGACGTACAGTTTATCAGGCTGCAGTTTTCCGATGTGTTCGGGACGCTGAAAAATGTGGCGATCACCGCAAGACAGCTGGAAAAAGCATTGGATAATAAGTGTATGTTTGACGGATCTTCCGTGGACGGTTTTGTGCGGATAGAAGAATCCGACATGTATCTGTACCCTGATCTGGACAGTTTTCTCATATTTCCATGGCATTCCCAGAGCGGAAAAGTCGCGAGGCTGGTCTGTGACGTGTACGGACAGGACGGGCTTCCATTCATCGGGGATTCCCGCTATATCCTGAAGAAAGTGCTCAGGAAGAGCAAGAAACTCGGATATAATTTTAACGTAGGGCCTGAGTGTGAATTCTTTTTATTTCACACGGACGAGGAAGGATGTCCTACGACGCTGACCCACGAGAAAGCCGGCTATTTTGATGTGGCGCCTCTGGATCTTGGAGAAGCGGCCAGAAGAGATATGATCCTGAATCTGGAAAATATGGGATTTGAGATCGAAGCCTCCCACCACGAGGTGGCACCGGCTCAGCATGAGATAGATTTTAAATACGACAATGCACTGCGCACTGCAGATAATATTCTTACATTTAAGTTTGTCGTGAAATATATTGCAAAACGGCATGGGCTGTATGCGAGCTTTATGCCAAAACCGATCTCCGGTGTGGACGGTTCCGGAATGCACCTTAACATGTCGCTTTGGAGCGAAGGACAGAATATGTTTGCGGATTCCAGAGGCGAACTGGGACTCAGCGACGAGGCGTACCACTTTATGGCGGGTCTTATGAAGCATGCGCCGGAGATGTCGCTGATCACAAACCCATTGGTGAATTCCTATAAGCGGATCGTGCCGGGATATGAGGCTCCGGTGGATATTTCATGGTCTCCTGCAAACAGGAGTCCGCTGATCCGTGTGCCAACGGCCAGAGGAAGCGGAACACGCCTGGAATTCAGAAGCCCGGATTCCGCGGCCAATCCTTACCTTGCGCTTGCAGTGAGTCTGGCGGCAGGAATCGACGGTCTTGAAAATAAACTGCAGCCTGGAAAGGCATCTACAAAGAACCAGTACGAAGTTACAGAGAAGGCGAAATTAAAGGCCGGCATCGGGGCTCTTCCAAGGGATATGAAGGAAGCTATGGATTTGTTCAAGGACAGTGAATTCATGAAAGAGGTTCTCGGAGATCATATTTTTGACCGGTATCTGGATGCAAAACAGGGAGAATGGGAATCCTATCAGAAAACTGTCTCTCAGTGGGAAATAGATGAATATTTGTACAAGATTTAA